The following is a genomic window from Armigeres subalbatus isolate Guangzhou_Male unplaced genomic scaffold, GZ_Asu_2 Contig1537, whole genome shotgun sequence.
AAACACGATCACTATGGGCCCAGAAAATAATTGATGTCGATAATCCGATGTTCGCAGATTTTTTGGAGTTTTTACAAAAGCGCTGCGACGCACTTGAAACGTGCACAGCTTTCACAAAGCGACCAAATCAAGCAGACAACACAAAAAGGGACTGCGCAAAGGCACATATTAGTGAAAAGGTGCAATCATTCCATGCCAATACGTCATCGTCAGGGTGCGTCAAATGCTTGAAGGATCATCCGATCTATCACTGTGATCGATTCAAAGAAATGGAAGTGGCGGAGCGCAGAGAACTGGCACAAACAGCAAAGCTGTGCTTCAACTGTTTGCGCTCTTCCCACACAGCAAGGAAATTTCCCTCTAAATCGGTATGCCGTTTTGCGGACTGCAAGCAATGTCACCATACTCTGTTGTGCACACGAGAAGCAAGGCAAAAGGAAAGGAAATCGGAACAAGATCAGTCAAAGCGGGAAATTGGAGAAGAATTGGCTACGGCATCGGTGAATGTGAACTCAACACAGACTCACGAGGATGGACGCGAAATCACACTGCTGCCGACGGTGGTGACACAGGTAGCTGGAAGTGACGGTAAATTGTACGACGTAAGAGCTCTTGTTGACAGTGGCTCGCAGGTATCGCTCATCACAGAGGCGTGCGTAAAGCGCCTAGGTTTGAGGCGTAGCAACGCCACATTGGAAGTCACTGGAGTAAACGCAGAGGTTGTCGGCAAAACCGCCGGCAAGGTTACACTGGTGATCACACCACGCTTCGAGAAAGCAAGAAAGCTCGTCACACAAGCCTACGTACTGGGAAAACTAACGGCAACCCTGCCGTGTCAGCGATTTAATGTGTCAAATATGTCCTATTTGGAAGGACTGCAACTAGCCGACCCACAATTCAACAAGCCTGGGTCAATGGACATTATTCTTGGGGCCGACGTGTTTCTGTCCATCCTACAATCTGGACAGGTCAAGGATCACTACGGAAATCCTGTGGCACAGCGTTCCGTCTTCGGGTGGATGGTTGCAGGGAAAGTCTCAACAGACGAATGTGCCCATTCGTATCACTCGGTCATCAATCTGCATCAAGAGGTTGATATCGATCGGACTCTGCGGCTGTTTTGGGAAGATCAGGAGCTCCGTGAACCCAGGCAGCTAACTAAGGATGAACAAAAGTGGTTGAGGGTTTCAATTCCACTCTCACACGTTCTCAGGAAGGTCGCTTCATCGTCCGCTTACCAATGGATGATTCGAAGCTCAAACTTGGAGACTCTCTGGTCGCTGCTACCAGACGATTAAGGTTCATGGAACGCAGATTTGACAACGATAGTGGTTTCAAACAACGATACGTATCCTTCATGCAGGAATATCAGGAACTGGGACATATGAAGATTGTTCCACAAGAAGAAATTGACGTTGACTGCTCCCAGTCATATTACTTGCCACATCACGGAGTTATTAAAGAGGAGAGCGCCACTACCAAGCTCAGGGTGGTGTTCGATGGCTCAGCCGTTACCACAAGCGGAACATCACTGAACGATGTATTATTAGATGCCCCAAACATCAATGCGGATCTCTTCGAAGTGCTGCTACGATTCAGATCGTACCAGGTGGCATTCATAGCGGACATCGAGAAGATGTACCGCCAAGTTTTAGTTCATCCTAGCGGCACCGACTACACGCGCATCGTATGACGGGATTCCCCGGACAAACCCATCCAACATTTCCGACTGCTCACTGTTACTTATAGCTTGAAGAATTCAAGATTCCTGGCAATGGCAGCGTTGCACAAGGCAGCAGAAGCATTCGAGGTTAAGTATCCAGAAGCGGCAGAGCGAATTAAACGACACACTTACGTTGACGATCCAACATCTGGCGCGGACTCTGTGGAGAAGGCTAAGCGAATAATCAAGCAAATCAACGAGATACTTGGTGCGGCAGGTTTTACTCTCCGCAAATGGAGTTCAAACTCAGCTGAAGTATTAGAGTCTCTATCAGACATCAACAACAACTCGATGGCGATACAATTCCCGGATGAACGAAACACCGTGAAAGCCCTTGGGACGCATTGGGTTCCAGGAGAAGATGTCTTTACATTTAAGGTGACTATGGCAAACGACGGACCGAACACAAAACATCAACTGCTATCGGATTCTGCCAAACTGTTCGACCCATTCGGATGGTTTGCACCAGTGATAGTACGAGTCAAAATTCTCTACCAAAGGTGTTGGCTCTACGACCTTAACTGGCATGACGCATTACCTCCTGTCATCGAGGAGGCATGGATGGAAgtgaaagaaaacctacatcaGCTGGAGCAAATCAAGATACCAAGATGGGCGGCAAACTACAACGGCCGCATTGAACTACACGGGTTTTCTGACGCTTCAGAGGAGGCGTATGCTGCTGTGATATACTTGAGGTCAGTGGACAGCAACGGCGAGATCAATG
Proteins encoded in this region:
- the LOC134202935 gene encoding uncharacterized protein LOC134202935; amino-acid sequence: EAWDTLEAHYDKKKYTVFALVREFIDQPSTSTVSGLKKLVTTSDDVIRQLKALGNEFESRDPWLIHLLLEKVDKETRSLWAQKIIDVDNPMFADFLEFLQKRCDALETCTAFTKRPNQADNTKRDCAKAHISEKVQSFHANTSSSGCVKCLKDHPIYHCDRFKEMEVAERRELAQTAKLCFNCLRSSHTARKFPSKSVCRFADCKQCHHTLLCTREARQKERKSEQDQSKREIGEELATASVNVNSTQTHEDGREITLLPTVVTQVAGSDGKLYDVRALVDSGSQVSLITEACVKRLGLRRSNATLEVTGVNAEVVGKTAGKVTLVITPRFEKARKLVTQAYVLGKLTATLPCQRFNVSNMSYLEGLQLADPQFNKPGSMDIILGADVFLSILQSGQVKDHYGNPVAQRSVFGWMVAGKVSTDECAHSYHSVINLHQEEGRFIVRLPMDDSKLKLGDSLVAATRRLRFMERRFDNDSGFKQRYVSFMQEYQELGHMKIVPQEEIDVDCSQSYYLPHHGVIKEESATTKLRVVFDGSAVTTSGTSLNDVLLDAPNINADLFEVLLRFRSYQVAFIADIEKMYRQVLVHPSGTDYTRIV